A part of Gossypium hirsutum isolate 1008001.06 chromosome A07, Gossypium_hirsutum_v2.1, whole genome shotgun sequence genomic DNA contains:
- the LOC107934212 gene encoding ammonium transporter 1 member 3: MEMSWEQSITYSINTVYLLFSAYLVFVMQLGFAMLCAGSVRAKNAMNIMLTNVVDAVVGSISYYLFGFAFAFGDTSNPFIGTNFFALKDVPNTSFDYSFFLYQWAFAIAVAGITSGSIAERTQFSAYLVFSFFLSGFVYPVVAHWVWSSSGWLSASSTNPLFASGAIDFAGSGVVHMVGAVAGFWGALIEGPRVGRFDAFGKPVPMRGHNATLVVLGTFLLWFGWFGFNPGSFDKILVAYPSTTNQGNWTAIGRTAVTTTLAGSTAGIVTLFGRRLLVGHWDALDVCNGVLGGFVAITSGCAVVEPWAAIVCGFFSAWVLIGLNIVVTKLNFDDPLEATQLHGGCGAWGLIFTGLFAKEEFVIQAYEAGDTSVVRPYGLFMGGGWGLLGCQVIELLVILGWVSVTMGPIFYAQHRLGILRISTEEEIAGLDISSHGGYAYNTHQEENQPRFYADYMRMHDHS; this comes from the coding sequence ATGGAGATGTCTTGGGAGCAAAGCATCACCTACTCTATCAACACTGTTTACCTTCTATTTTCTGCTTATTTAGTCTTTGTAATGCAGCTTGGCTTTGCCATGCTCTGTGCTGGTTCAGTCAGGGCCAAGAATGCCATGAATATTATGCTCACAAATGTTGTGGATGCTGTTGTTGGTAGCATCTCTTATTATCTCTTTGGTTTTGCCTTCGCATTTGGTGACACCTCCAACCCTTTCATTGGCACAAACTTCTTTGCCCTCAAAGATGTTCCTAATACCTCATTTGATTACTCTTTCTTTCTTTATCAATGGGCTTTCGCCATTGCAGTTGCAGGGATTACCAGTGGGTCAATAGCTGAGAGGACCCAATTCAGTGCTTACCTGGTTTTCTCATTTTTCCTCAGTGGGTTCGTTTACCCTGTTGTGGCTCATTGGGTGTGGTCGTCTAGTGGGTGGCTCAGTGCCAGTTCAACCAATCCACTGTTTGCTTCTGGTGCTATTGATTTTGCAGGGAGTGGCGTGGTGCACATGGTAGGTGCGGTTGCTGGATTTTGGGGTGCTTTAATTGAAGGTCCAAGAGTGGGTAGGTTCGATGCTTTTGGCAAGCCTGTGCCAATGCGTGGCCATAATGCAACCCTAGTGGTTCTGGGGACATTTTTGTTGTGGTTCGGTTGGTTTGGGTTTAATCCAGGCTCATTCGATAAGATCCTCGTGGCCTATCCTAGTACAACCAATCAAGGTAATTGGACCGCAATTGGCCGAACAGCGGTTACAACCACACTAGCCGGATCAACGGCTGGAATTGTAACATTGTTCGGCCGAAGATTACTAGTGGGCCATTGGGATGCACTCGATGTATGCAACGGAGTGCTAGGGGGGTTTGTCGCGATAACATCGGGCTGCGCAGTCGTTGAGCCATGGGCCGCTATCGTTTGCGGTTTTTTCTCGGCCTGGGTCTTGATTGGGCTGAATATAGTGGTAACGAAACTGAACTTTGATGACCCATTAGAGGCTACCCAATTGCATGGGGGATGTGGTGCATGGGGTTTGATTTTTACTGGATTGTTTGCAAAAGAGGAGTTCGTGATTCAAGCCTATGAGGCAGGAGACACCAGTGTGGTGCGACCTTACGGGCTATTCATGGGTGGGGGCTGGGGACTGCTGGGGTGCCAAGTGATAGAGCTTTTGGTGATACTGGGTTGGGTTAGCGTCACAATGGGGCCTATATTCTATGCTCAGCATCGACTGGGGATATTGAGAATATCAACGGAAGAGGAAATTGCAGGATTGGATATTTCCAGCCATGGGGGATACGCTTATAATacacatcaggaagaaaatcaGCCTCGTTTTTATGCAGATTATATGAGAATGCATGATCACTCATAA
- the LOC107934221 gene encoding glycosyltransferase BC10 translates to MGAIDKHVQPFPRPFTMRDLVSHAITFLIGLSLGIIFSLQLKSSFPRPLVVFQAASNLVSSTSPSVPPLSPRNGTSNSSTSISLKEEYQSVMHNMSDQELLLRASSRVPRLQESSGHPKIAFMFLTGGPLPLAPLWEKFFGGHQGFYTIYIHSHPHYNQTVPQTSVFYGRRIPSQPVYWGTATMIDAERRLLASALLDPSNQRFVLLSDSCIPLFNFTTIYDYLITSNLSFLSLYDDPRKVGRGRYNPQMSPMINITNWRKGSQWFEMHREMALHVVSDQTYYSVFKRYCQPPCYNDEHYIPTLVNMFYVELNSNRSITWVDWSRGEPHPRKHGPADINHELLNQMRYGSECIYNGNTTSMCFLFARKFSPSTLKPLLSLLHFHS, encoded by the exons ATGGGCGCCATTGATAAACATGTTCAACCATTTCCTAGGCCATTTACAATGCGCGATCTTGTGTCTCATGCTATCACTTTCCTCATTGGTCTCTCACTAGGTATTATATTTAGTTTACAGCTTAAAAGCAGCTTCCCACGGCCTCTTGTAGTTTTTCAAGCCGCCTCCAATTTGGTCTCTAGTACTTCACCATCAGTTCCACCACTGTCGCCAAGGAATGGCACGTCCAATTCTAGCACTAGTATTTCATTGAAAGAAGAATATCAATCTGTGATGCACAATATGAGTGACCAAGAGTTGTTACTGAGAGCATCTAGCAGGGTTCCAAGACTACAAGAATCTAGTGGTCATCCAAAGATAGCTTTCATGTTCTTAACGGGAGGTCCACTTCCCTTGGCTCCATTGTGGGAAAAATTTTTCGGGGGACACCAAGGCTTTTATACAATCTACATTCACTCACATCCTCATTACAATCAAACAGTTCCTCAAACTTCCGTCTTCTATGGTCGAAGAATCCCCAGCCAG CCAGTGTATTGGGGAACTGCAACAATGATAGATGCGGAGAGACGACTCCTTGCAAGTGCACTACTTGATCCATCCAATCAACGATTCGTTCTTCTATCGGATTCATGCATTCCGTTATTCAACTTCACCACAATCTATGACTATCTCATCACATCAAATCTAAGCTTCTTGAGCTTATATGATGATCCCCGGAAAGTCGGTCGGGGTCGATACAATCCCCAAATGTCGCCCATGATTAACATCACCAATTGGCGAAAAGGGTCTCAATGGTTCGAAATGCACCGTGAGATGGCCTTACACGTTGTTTCTGATCAAACCTATTATTCGGTTTTCAAACGGTATTGTCAGCCACCTTGTTACAACGACGAACACTACATTCCTACATTGGTGAACatgttttatgtggaattaaACTCGAATCGGAGCATTACATGGGTTGATTGGTCGAGAGGAGAGCCTCATCCTAGGAAACATGGACCTGCGGATATAAACCACGAGCTTTTGAATCAAATGCGATATGGGTCGGAATGTATTTACAACGGGAATACAACTTCAATGTGCTTTCTATTTGCTAGAAAGTTCTCACCGTCCACCTTGAAGCCCTTGCTGAGTTTGCTTCATTTTCACAGTTGA
- the LOC107934233 gene encoding LEAF RUST 10 DISEASE-RESISTANCEUS RECEPTOR-LIKE PROTEIN KINASE-like 2.5: protein MATSVGLSRVLTHRMRLMESLTITGTSPIVGVVATFISFQILVCMCSTDTRNAHECNKPFNCGIVKEISYPFRQKGSPAYCGKPGFELFCEGGNPMITISSRTYQLLVYNTTLRSLTLEPMSNTDSVLCPRRLVNTSLNLSPFRALWNTQNISLYYGCPIEANQYQGLTNHQFNCSMNGTDTVGYYLVPTAFPDLSVEAKDALRSCRSNVLVPAFASILRVLEHGPSQAYLNVTLQNGFGVEWDDDSISGSSDGFTPKFKLALGLGVAGAVVFVVVIMTVTFRIKNETLSRGILLKLQRGKRKQWERIEAYILQYGAELAPKRYSYSDIKRITKSFKDELGQGGFGTVYKGALSDGRLVAVKVLNEAKGSGDEFINEVASISRTSHVNVVAFVGFCYEISIRALIYEFMPNGSLDKFICHRESPDKPEQLEVKTLYNIAIGIARGLEYLHQGCNTRILHFDIKPHNILLDEKFCPKISDFGLAKLCERKDSIISTISARGTIGYIAPEVFCRSFGGVSHKSDVYSYGMMVLEMVGEKENIHSQTSNSNFPVWIYNRLKEGADLNLEGMTAENEELTRKMIIVSLWCIQSNPSDRPSMTKVIEMLLGSIEALTIPPTPFLFSPPRSPENTFTTSFFAPSIQTEYSAFISTTSV, encoded by the exons ATGGCAACCTCTGTGGGCCTTTCTCGTGTACTAACGCATAGAATGAGGTTGATGGAATCTCTGACAATAACTG GAACTTCCCCCATTGTTGGAGTAGTTGCAACGTTTATTTCCTTCCAGATTCTGGTGTGTATGTGCAGCACTGACACTAGGAATGCCCATGAATGTAACAAACCATTCAACTGCGGAATCGTCAAAGAGATAAGCTATCCGTTCCGGCAAAAGGGTAGCCCGGCGTATTGCGGGAAACCGGGATTTGAGTTGTTTTGTGAGGGCGGTAATCCCATGATTACAATCAGTTCACGGACTTACCAACTTCTGGTATACAATACCACCCTCAGATCTCTCACTCTTGAACCTATGTCTAATACGGATAGTGTGCTTTGTCCTCGCCGCCTTGTCAACACCTCTTTGAATCTCAGCCCTTTCCGCGCTCTTTGGAATACCCAGAACATATCACTCTATTACGGTTGCCCCATCGAGGCCAATCAGTACCAAGGCCTTACTAATCATCAGTTCAATTGCAGCATGAATGGAACTGATACTGTCGGCTACTACCTTGTTCCAACTGCCTTTCCTGACCTCTCCGTTGAAGCAAAGGATGCTTTGAGATCATGTCGGAGCAATGTTCTTGTCCCAGCCTTCGCTTCGATATTAAGGGTTTTGGAGCACGGTCCAAGTCAAGCTTATCTGAATGTGACCCTTCAAAATGGCTTTGGAGTGGAATGGGATGATGATTCCATCTCGG GGTCATCAGATGGTTTCACTCCAAAGTTCAAATTAGCCTTAG GCTTGGGAGTGGCTGGGGCTGTTGTTTTTGTAGTCGTCATTATGACAGTAACTTTCCGGATTAAGAACGAGACGTTGTCGAGAGGTATTTTATTGAAGTTGCAACGAGGAAAAAGGAAGCAATGGGAAAGGATCGAGGCATACATTTTGCAGTATGGTGCCGAACTTGCTCCCAAGCGATATTCATATTCAGACATCAAGAGAATAACCAAGTCGTTCAAAGACGAACTAGGTCAAGGTGGATTCGGAACTGTATATAAAGGTGCATTATCCGATGGTCGACTTGTTGCCGTTAAAGTCCTAAATGAAGCCAAGGGAAGTGGAGATGAATTTATAAATGAAGTGGCTAGCATTAGCAGGACTTCCCATGTTAATGTAGTGGCATTTGTAGGTTTCTGCTATGAGATATCAATAAGAGCTCTAATCTACGAATTCATGCCGAATGGATCATTGGATAAGTTCATCTGTCATCGAGAATCTCCTGATAAACCTGAACAGTTAGAAGTGAAAACATTGTATAACATCGCAATTGGAATAGCCAGAGGATTGGAATACTTGCATCAAGGTTGTAATACAAGGATTCTACACTTCGACATAAAACCTCACAATATCCTTCTAGATGAAAAGTTTTGTCCTAAAATTTCAGATTTCGGACTTGCTAAACTATGTGAGCGGAAAGATAGTATCATTTCCACGATAAGTGCTAGAGGAACTATCGGATACATTGCTCCAGAAGTATTCTGCAGGAGCTTTGGAGGTGTCTCCCACAAGTCCGATGTTTACAGCTATGGGATGATGGTCCTCGAAATGGTCggagaaaaagaaaacattcatAGTCAGACTAGTAACTCGAATTTTCCGGTATGGATTTACAACCGTCTTAAAGAAGGAGCAGATTTGAACCTGGAAGGAATGACAGCTGAAAATGAAGAACTAACTAGAAAGATGATCATAGTGAGTTTGTGGTGCATTCAAAGTAATCCGTCGGATCGACCATCGATGACTAAAGTTATAGAAATGTTGCTAGGAAGCATTGAAGCTCTGACGATTCCGCCAACGCCGTTCCTGTTTTCTCCTCCAAGATCACCTGAAAACACCTTCACAACATCATTTTTTGCACCATCCATTCAGACGGAGTACAGTGCATTTATTTCAACTACCAGTGTATAA